The following coding sequences lie in one Candidatus Poribacteria bacterium genomic window:
- a CDS encoding glycosyltransferase, translated as VGLPIVATDVGGIPEAVEHGLNGFLIPPRSPQQMAIALLKLIHDPELREKLSIQARKRAVERFSIKAMIKAYQALYEEVISG; from the coding sequence GTCGGTCTCCCGATCGTGGCGACAGATGTAGGCGGTATACCGGAAGCGGTGGAACACGGCTTAAACGGTTTTCTGATTCCTCCCCGTTCCCCACAACAGATGGCTATCGCCCTCCTGAAGCTGATCCATGATCCCGAACTGAGGGAGAAACTCTCGATTCAGGCGCGTAAAAGGGCCGTTGAACGGTTCAGCATAAAAGCGATGATCAAGGCATATCAGGCGCTCTACGAGGAGGTCATCTCGGGATGA